A genomic region of Candidatus Methylomirabilis tolerans contains the following coding sequences:
- a CDS encoding DnaJ domain-containing protein, producing the protein MARMRDNGKDYYATLGVTEQATEEELRKAYRRLALQHHPDKNSGDPGAGERFKAISEAYAVLMDQGKRRQYDAFRQAQAGAGAGGSGFQYSQEEIFRDLFSNPAMSSIFQEMNREFARAGIRFDDAFVRQVFFGSRGFVFGGIFMGAPIGVLRRRASRMAVEKVGSQQPADSSQRIRSGSLFSAIGRGLKAGFNLMKRWSAGDSDSSESADGGPNLRYHLTITAQEAASGVRKRVSFMRGDQIEELMVAIPPGTRSGIRLRLKGKGLECRDGTCGDLYLRVTVT; encoded by the coding sequence ATGGCCCGCATGCGCGATAATGGAAAAGACTATTACGCTACTCTCGGCGTCACGGAGCAGGCCACGGAAGAGGAGCTGCGAAAGGCGTACCGGCGGCTCGCGCTCCAGCACCATCCCGACAAGAATTCGGGAGATCCCGGGGCGGGGGAGCGGTTCAAAGCGATCAGCGAGGCGTATGCCGTCCTGATGGATCAGGGCAAGCGGCGGCAGTACGATGCCTTCCGCCAGGCCCAGGCTGGGGCCGGCGCCGGCGGCAGCGGATTTCAGTACTCTCAGGAAGAGATCTTCCGGGATCTCTTCTCCAATCCTGCCATGTCGTCGATCTTTCAGGAAATGAACCGTGAGTTCGCCAGGGCCGGTATCCGATTCGACGACGCCTTCGTTCGTCAGGTCTTTTTCGGTAGCCGCGGATTTGTCTTTGGCGGCATCTTTATGGGTGCGCCGATCGGGGTGCTCAGACGACGCGCCTCGCGTATGGCGGTTGAGAAGGTCGGCTCTCAGCAGCCAGCGGACAGCTCTCAGCGAATACGGTCAGGAAGCTTGTTTTCCGCGATCGGTCGCGGGCTTAAAGCGGGCTTTAACCTGATGAAACGGTGGAGCGCCGGAGATTCGGACTCTTCAGAGTCTGCCGATGGAGGTCCGAATCTGCGGTATCATCTGACCATTACCGCTCAAGAGGCCGCCTCCGGCGTGCGCAAGCGCGTCAGCTTCATGCGGGGCGACCAGATCGAAGAGCTGATGGTGGCGATCCCTCCCGGCACCCGATCCGGGATCAGATTACGACTGAAAGGGAAAGGGCTTGAATGTCGGGATGGGACGTGCGGTGATCTCTATCTTCGGGTGACAGTCACATAG
- a CDS encoding NUDIX domain-containing protein, with product MRQALLIVDHGSRREGSNDLLRKVAGLMGEQFGLRIVHYAHMELGEPTIHQGFDACVADGAEEVIVHPYFLASGHHVAVGIPDLVRQAAGRHPGITYRITQPLGVHPKIGEVILERIAESDGDGPMGAAQSEREVSGEGKRAHGHTHRSDDSFRYCPRCGMTLKPRRLKLDGPELPACQSCSFIQYPDPKVAAGTLFTLDGGIVLVRRAISPAYGKWVFPGGFVDKGERVEAAAVRETREEVNLDVEIDRLLNVYSYEDSGVVIVAYAARVIGGELAAKDEALDAQVFPPTRIPWEDLAFRSAHDAIKDYLALYPKPE from the coding sequence ATGAGACAAGCCCTTCTTATCGTTGATCACGGTAGTCGCCGCGAAGGATCAAACGACCTGCTCCGTAAGGTCGCCGGCCTGATGGGGGAGCAGTTCGGCCTGCGCATCGTTCACTACGCCCACATGGAGCTTGGGGAGCCGACCATCCACCAGGGGTTTGACGCCTGCGTCGCCGATGGGGCGGAAGAGGTGATCGTCCACCCGTACTTTCTTGCATCGGGCCATCATGTCGCCGTCGGCATTCCCGACCTTGTCAGGCAGGCGGCCGGCCGGCACCCCGGCATCACCTACCGGATTACCCAGCCGCTGGGCGTCCACCCGAAGATCGGCGAGGTGATCCTGGAACGGATCGCCGAATCGGATGGCGATGGGCCGATGGGCGCAGCGCAATCGGAACGCGAGGTGTCCGGCGAGGGCAAGCGCGCTCATGGCCATACGCACCGCTCTGACGACTCGTTCCGATATTGCCCGCGGTGTGGGATGACGCTTAAACCCAGACGGCTGAAGCTGGACGGGCCGGAACTGCCGGCCTGTCAGAGCTGCTCATTCATCCAGTATCCTGACCCAAAGGTGGCGGCAGGCACCCTGTTTACGCTTGACGGTGGGATCGTACTGGTCCGACGGGCGATCTCCCCGGCATACGGCAAATGGGTCTTTCCCGGCGGCTTCGTCGATAAGGGCGAGCGGGTCGAGGCGGCGGCCGTTCGCGAAACCCGGGAAGAGGTCAACCTCGATGTCGAGATCGACCGGCTCCTGAATGTCTACTCCTATGAAGACTCAGGGGTCGTGATCGTCGCCTACGCGGCGCGCGTGATTGGTGGCGAGCTTGCCGCGAAGGACGAAGCGCTCGATGCGCAGGTCTTCCCTCCGACCAGGATTCCGTGGGAGGATCTGGCGTTCCGCAGCGCCCACGACGCCATAAAGGATTATCTCGCGCTGTACCCGAAGCCGGAGTAA